The genomic interval TTCGTGCCCGCACCGCGATCCCCCGCACACTGTTGCCCTGGTGGTCGAGCCGCGGACTGAACACTCCGATGCCCAACTCCGAGGACACGACGGTTCGGCCGGTGACCGGACTGATCCAGCCGTCGGCCGAGATCGCCGCCATGACAACGCGGCCGGTGCCTTCCTCGAAGCCGATCGCGCTGAACGGTTCCCCGCTTGGTTCGAAACCCACATGGCGGGCAACGGTTTTCAGCCCGAGCTCGGCCACCGCGAGCACGAACACGAACGGCTTGGTTACGGGGAAGGACGCGGTGACTTCACGGCGGATTCGACCATACAAGCGGCAGCTCTGGCCATCAGGGATCGCAAGCGCACCGGTGCCGTCCCATTTCATCTCGATCGCCCACCTACCGGTGGTTGGCGGCCGTCTCGCGACGGCTAGCATCGGCGCCGACACTGAGGTCACCCAGCCAGCATATTCACAGCTAACTATTTGTCGAGGGCATAGGCCCGCGTCGCGTAACTCGTTATCTCAATCCCAGACGTACAACTCCTGGGATCGCCTTTGCGGCAAAGCACAAAGCATTCAGCCCCCGCATGCAGCGCTTTCCCCGGAGGACGAGCGGACTGCCACTCACTTGAAGGGCGAAACACGACGTAGAAACAGGGGCAGAGCACCGGTGCCGTAGTCCTCAGGGCGACGGAACCTGGTTGGGACTAGACGCCGGAACGTCAATCACCCAGTACCCCCAGGAGGCTTACAAGTTGCCGAACAACGCCCGCATAACGGCAGTCCGGGGGACGCCCCGCCGAACCGAGCTCACGAATGTTTGCTAAAAGTATGCTATATGGATGCGGACTGACGAATACCTGAGCTATGACGCGCTGGGGCTTGCCCAACTCGTTCAAGCCGGTGACGTGACGCCTCGCGAACTACTCGAAGTCGCTCGACAACAGGCCCGAATGGTGAACCCCCGTATCAACGCGGTAGTTCGCTTCATGGCTGCCGAGGCCGAGCATCGGGTCGACCAAGAGTTGGTCGGCCCCTTCGCCGGCATTCCGTTCCTGATCAAGGACCTCGCGCAGGACTACGCCGGCTTGCCCAGCAGCTGCGGATCTCGTTCGCTGGCGCAACTGCCGGCTCGCGAGCACTCATTCGGTGCCAAGGGCATCACCGAGCCCGACCTCTTCGGGCCTACCCGTAATCCGTGGGATCTCGATCGCACCCCTGGCGGCTCCTCCGGAGGTTCGGCCGCGGCGGTGGCCGCCGGCATCGTTCCGGCGGCCGGAGCGAACGACGGCGGAGGCTCCATCCGGATTCCAGCAGCCTGTTGCGGGCTCGTCGGCCTCAAGCCGGGGCGCGGGCTGGTGCCCATGGGCCCTGCGATCGCCGAAATGATGCATGGCGCCGCAGCCCAGGGCGTCGTTACCCGTACCGTGCGTGATACCGCCGCGATGCTCGATGTCGTCAAAGGTGGCGAGCTCAGCGGACCCTATCTCCCAGCGGTTCCGGCCGAGACATTCCTGTCCCAGATCGGGGCCGACCCTGGTCGACTGCGGATCGGCATCTGCACATTCTCGGCCATCAACCCAGCCCCTCATGCCGAGGCTCGCACGGCCGTCGAGGTCGCAGGCAGGGCGCTCGCGGACCTGGGACACACTGTCGAGATCCTCGACAAGCCGCCGGTCGACGACCACGTGCTGGCCCAGGATTTCCTGCTCACCTGGTTCAGCTCTCTCGCCTGGGAAGTCGAGGACGCCAAGCGTCGATCCGGTTGCGGCGATGAAGGTTTCGAATTCGATACCCGCCTGATGGCCGCGCTGGGGCGTGCCTGCGGCAGCCTCGAATACATCGACGTGGTCATGCGCCGCCATGACCACACGCGGCGACTGTCCGGCTTCTACGACAACTATGACTTGCTGGTGACTCCCACTCTCGCCGACCTGCCTCCGCTGATCGGCTCGCTCGACACACCTCGGCCGCTGCGCCGGGCCGCAGAGGTCCTGCTCACGACACACACCGCGGGCCTGCTACGACACACGAAACTGCTCGATCAAATCATCGACAACAATCTGAGCTGGACCCCATACACGCAGTTGGCCAACGTGACCGGACGCCCAGCCATGTCACTGCCACTGCATTGGAGCGCCGACGCTATTCCGATCGGCGTGCAGTTCACCGCGCAGTTGGGTGGAGAAGCGATGATGGTGCGTTTGGCAGCTCAGCTCGAACAGGCCGTGCCGTGGATCGACCGGCGCCCACCGGTCTGTTTGCGCTGACCCGCCCCTGCGTTATCCGGTGCCCGGTTGAAGCGCCCAGACGGCCACCATGGCAGGGCTCATTGTTGTGGGTGGACAACGATGATCGGGCACTGCGCCCGGTCGAGCAATGAACTGCTCGTCGAACCCAGGAGCAGCCGGGCGAACCCCCCGCGCCCGCGGCTACCGACCACGATCAGCTGGGCCGACTCCGACCAGGACAGCAGTTCGTCTTGGGGCGCGTTGTCAGACAGCTGGGGTTCCACGGCTACCCGCGGATACTGTTCCTGCCACCCGGCCAGCCGCTCGGACAACAAAGCCTTGGCCTGGGTGCCGAAATCAGTGGCCTCCTCTGCGAATTGGAACAAGCGCGCGAATTTCCCGGCATACGGGTCCGACCAGCAATGCACCGCAACCAGCGCGGCGTCCCGCGAAGCCGCGACATCGAATGCCACTGCGGTCGCCGCCTCGCTGACCGGACTGCCGTCGACCCCGACGACGACGGGCCCCTCCGCAGCGAGTCCGCTGCGGCCCCCACGTACTACCGCGACCGGGCCCTTCGCGTGACTGACCACTGAGAGCAGAACCGAACCGAGTCGTCCAAGACCCAGTCGGTCCTCGGGACCACCGAGCACCACCAGGTAGGCACTGCTGGAGTGCTCGATGAGCAACTCGACAGGGTCGCCGGGCTCGATCACGGACCGGATCCGAAGCGCTGGGTCTACTGTGCGCGCGTGCGCTGTCGCCTCTGCCATGGTCTGTTCTGCCATGTCGTAAATCGCTTCACGCAGCCACCGCGGCCGGGTTTCCGGTGGTCCATAGATGGCGTCGAGGTTCAACCCACGGACGAGCAACAGTTCGCGGTTTCGCCGTGCGGCGACCTCTGCCGCCCACCGCACCGCTAGGTTCCCGGCCGGGCCTCCGTCCACACCTACCACCACGCTCGCTGAGGTCGGCCTGTGCGCAGCATTGACATCATTGTGAGCCAACTGGTCCATCCCTTCGCTGAGGCGACAATTCCGGGTGTGCGTCCCGAACTTCGGTGGGCACGAACGTTGGTCAGTTGATCAGGTGAGCGGCGGACCTATCGGCCGTGGCCGGGTGGCAAGAGATCCGCCGCACGAATCAGAGGAGATCGATCGCCCCCGAAAGGGCATGCCGCAGAGCCTGTTCCATTTCATCGAACTGCGCCTGGCCACAGATGAGGGGCGGCGCAAGCTGAATGACGGGCTCGGCCCGATCGTCGGCCCGGCAGTGCAGGCCGGCTTGGAGCAGCGCCTTCGAGATGTGTCGCTTGAGGACGCGCGTAGCCTGCTCGTCGGTGAAACGCGCCTTGGTGGTCTTGTCCCGGACCAACTCGATTGCCCAGAAGTATCCGGTTCCGCGGACTTCGCCGACGATCGGCAGGTCGTAGAGCTTTTGGAGTGTCGAACGGAACGCGGCCTCGTTGCCGCGGACATGACCGTAGAGGTCTTCGTTTGCGATAACGTCGAGGTTGGCCATGGCCACCGCGCAGCCGACGGGGTGCCCGCCGTAGGTGGAGCCGTGCATGAAAGTCGCGCCGTGGGAGAACGGCTCGAAGATCCGATCGCTGATCAAGACCGCGCCCAGCGGCGCATAACCCGAGGTGAGGCCCTTGGCCGTGGTGATGATGTCGGGCTGGTAGCCGAACTTCTCGGCCCCGAAGTCGTACCCGAGTCTGCCGAAGGCGCAGATCACTTCGTCGGAGACGAGCAGCACGTCGTGGCGGTCACAAATCTCTCGGACACGCTCGAAATACCCCGGCGGGGGCACGAAGCAGCCACCGGTGTTCTGAACCGGTTCGAGGAACACCGCGGCGACCGTTTCCGGACCTTCGAACAGGATCGCTTCCTCGATCCGGTCCGCCGCCCACAGTCCGTAGGTTACGTAGTCGTCGGCATGCTCGGTGGCGCGATAGAAATTGGTGTTGGGAACGCGCTGCGTGCTCGGAACGAGCGGCTCGAATTCGGTTTTGGCGCCGGGTATTCCGGTGATGGACAATGCCCCCATCGAGGTGCCGTGATATGCCATGGACCGGCTTATCACTTTGTGTTTGTTCGGTTTGCCGGTCAGTTTGAAGTATTGGCGGATCAGTTTCCACGCGGTCTCGACCGCCTCACCACCGCTGACTGTGAAGAACACTCGGTTGAGGTCGCCGGGCGCGGCTGCCGCGAGCCGCTCGGCCAGTGCCAGCGCCGGTGGGGTCGCATATCCCCACAGCGGGAAGTACGCGAGTTCGCGGGTCTGTCGTGTGGCCGCCTCGATAAGCTCTTCTCGTCCGTGCCCGACCTGAACCGCGAACAGGCCGGCCAGCCCGTCGAGGTAGCGGCGACCGGCTTCGTCGTAAACATAGGCGCCTTCACCGCGGACGATCACCGGGACGTCGTCAGCGGTTGTGGCCTCCTGTGGAGTGAAATGCAGCCACAAATGGTCACGAACGATACGGGCAGCGTCCGAGGCGAGCCTCGGCTGAGGGCTGGCGGACATGCTCTTCTCCTGAGGTGTCATCGCACCGCCGCAGCGATTCGCGCAGTGCCGAACGGTTAGCCGGAGCAGAA from Nocardia goodfellowii carries:
- a CDS encoding glutaminase, coding for MYGRIRREVTASFPVTKPFVFVLAVAELGLKTVARHVGFEPSGEPFSAIGFEEGTGRVVMAAISADGWISPVTGRTVVSSELGIGVFSPRLDHQGNSVRGIAVRARTSTASLDLLLAERES
- a CDS encoding amidase; translated protein: MRTDEYLSYDALGLAQLVQAGDVTPRELLEVARQQARMVNPRINAVVRFMAAEAEHRVDQELVGPFAGIPFLIKDLAQDYAGLPSSCGSRSLAQLPAREHSFGAKGITEPDLFGPTRNPWDLDRTPGGSSGGSAAAVAAGIVPAAGANDGGGSIRIPAACCGLVGLKPGRGLVPMGPAIAEMMHGAAAQGVVTRTVRDTAAMLDVVKGGELSGPYLPAVPAETFLSQIGADPGRLRIGICTFSAINPAPHAEARTAVEVAGRALADLGHTVEILDKPPVDDHVLAQDFLLTWFSSLAWEVEDAKRRSGCGDEGFEFDTRLMAALGRACGSLEYIDVVMRRHDHTRRLSGFYDNYDLLVTPTLADLPPLIGSLDTPRPLRRAAEVLLTTHTAGLLRHTKLLDQIIDNNLSWTPYTQLANVTGRPAMSLPLHWSADAIPIGVQFTAQLGGEAMMVRLAAQLEQAVPWIDRRPPVCLR
- a CDS encoding universal stress protein; this translates as MDQLAHNDVNAAHRPTSASVVVGVDGGPAGNLAVRWAAEVAARRNRELLLVRGLNLDAIYGPPETRPRWLREAIYDMAEQTMAEATAHARTVDPALRIRSVIEPGDPVELLIEHSSSAYLVVLGGPEDRLGLGRLGSVLLSVVSHAKGPVAVVRGGRSGLAAEGPVVVGVDGSPVSEAATAVAFDVAASRDAALVAVHCWSDPYAGKFARLFQFAEEATDFGTQAKALLSERLAGWQEQYPRVAVEPQLSDNAPQDELLSWSESAQLIVVGSRGRGGFARLLLGSTSSSLLDRAQCPIIVVHPQQ
- a CDS encoding aspartate aminotransferase family protein — encoded protein: MSASPQPRLASDAARIVRDHLWLHFTPQEATTADDVPVIVRGEGAYVYDEAGRRYLDGLAGLFAVQVGHGREELIEAATRQTRELAYFPLWGYATPPALALAERLAAAAPGDLNRVFFTVSGGEAVETAWKLIRQYFKLTGKPNKHKVISRSMAYHGTSMGALSITGIPGAKTEFEPLVPSTQRVPNTNFYRATEHADDYVTYGLWAADRIEEAILFEGPETVAAVFLEPVQNTGGCFVPPPGYFERVREICDRHDVLLVSDEVICAFGRLGYDFGAEKFGYQPDIITTAKGLTSGYAPLGAVLISDRIFEPFSHGATFMHGSTYGGHPVGCAVAMANLDVIANEDLYGHVRGNEAAFRSTLQKLYDLPIVGEVRGTGYFWAIELVRDKTTKARFTDEQATRVLKRHISKALLQAGLHCRADDRAEPVIQLAPPLICGQAQFDEMEQALRHALSGAIDLL